In a genomic window of Xenopus laevis strain J_2021 chromosome 5S, Xenopus_laevis_v10.1, whole genome shotgun sequence:
- the rnf146.S gene encoding E3 ubiquitin-protein ligase rnf146 (The RefSeq protein has 1 substitution compared to this genomic sequence) produces the protein MAGCGEVSHSANMLPTNKKLDEPCSNNAPSLSVPECAICLQICVHPVSLPCKHIFCYLCVKGASWLGRRCALCRQEIPEDFLDKPTLLSPEDLKSASRGNGEYAWYYEGRNGWWQYDERTSRELEDAFTKGKKSTEMLIAGFLYVADLENMVQYRRNEHGRRRKIKRDIVDIPKKGVAGLRLECDAANLNLARESSADGADSMAALGDSSSQPAHVLPARLHTSLSTTTSQVLSHSDVTTSLENSFTQLQIGDPVINRNYIGEEGRPLIIARMQATNAVLEEQEPSDRNDHGSPALQHNSFLVPQSNRLPFGNP, from the coding sequence ATGGCTGGTTGTGGGGAGGTTAGCCACTCTGCTAACATGCTGCCCACTAATAAAAAGCTGGATGAGCCTTGTTCCAACAATGCTCCTTCCTTGTCGGTTCCAGAGTGTGCTATATGCCTGCAGATATGTGTGCACCCAGTGAGTCTTCCTTGCAAACACATATTCTGCTACTTGTGTGTGAAGGGGGCCTCTTGGCTTGGAAGGCGTTGTGCTTTGTGCAGACAAGAGATTCCTGAGGACTTTCTTGACAAACCTACATTGCTGTCTCCTGAGGATCTGAAATCTGCAAGTAGAGGAAATGGAGAGTATGCCTGGTATTATGAGGGAAGAAATGGGTGGTGGCAGTATGATGAGCGGACAAGCAGAGAGCTTGAAGATGCCTTCACAAAGGGCAAAAAGAGCACAGAGATGTTGATAGCTGGCTTCCTTTATGTGGCTGACTTGGAGAACATGGTTCAGTACAGGCGTAATGAGCATGGACGGCGCAGAAAAATCAAGAGAGATATTGTAGATATACCAAAAAAAGGAGTTGCTGGGCTTAGGCTAGAATGTGATGCAGCAAATTTAAATCTAGCACGAGAGAGCTCAGCAGATGGTGCTGACAGCATGGCAGCACTTGGAGATTCTTCAAGTCAACCAGCTCATGTGTTACCAGCAAGGCTGCACACATCCCTCAGTACAACTACAAGTCAAGTCCTTTCACATTCTGATGTGACTACTTCATTGGAGAACTCCTTCACTCAGCTTCAGATTGGAGATCCTGTGATTAACAGGAATTATATAGGTGAAGAGGGACGGCCTCTAATTATTGCTAGAATGCAAGCCACCAATGCTGTATTGGAAGAACAAGAGCCAAGTGACCTTAATGACCATGGAAGCCCAGCATTACAACATAATTCATTTCTTGTGCCACAAAGTAATAGGCTCCCCTTTGGTAATCCCTGA
- the rnf146.S gene encoding E3 ubiquitin-protein ligase rnf146 isoform X1, protein MAGCGEVSHSANMLPTNKKLDEPCSNNAPSLSVPECAICLQICVHPVSLPCKHIFCYLCVKGASWLGRRCALCRQEIPEDFLDKPTLLSPEDLKSASRGNGEYAWYYEGRNGWWQYDERTSRELEDAFTKGKKSTEMLIAGFLYVADLENMVQYRRNEHGRRRKIKRDIVDIPKKGVAGLRLECDAANLNLARESSADGADSMAALGDSSSQPAHVLPARLHTSLSTTTSQVLSHSDVTTSLENSFTQLQIGDPVINRNYIGEEGRPLIIARMQATNAVLEEQEPSDLNDHGSPALQHNSFLVPQSNRLPFGNP, encoded by the coding sequence ATGGCTGGTTGTGGGGAGGTTAGCCACTCTGCTAACATGCTGCCCACTAATAAAAAGCTGGATGAGCCTTGTTCCAACAATGCTCCTTCCTTGTCGGTTCCAGAGTGTGCTATATGCCTGCAGATATGTGTGCACCCAGTGAGTCTTCCTTGCAAACACATATTCTGCTACTTGTGTGTGAAGGGGGCCTCTTGGCTTGGAAGGCGTTGTGCTTTGTGCAGACAAGAGATTCCTGAGGACTTTCTTGACAAACCTACATTGCTGTCTCCTGAGGATCTGAAATCTGCAAGTAGAGGAAATGGAGAGTATGCCTGGTATTATGAGGGAAGAAATGGGTGGTGGCAGTATGATGAGCGGACAAGCAGAGAGCTTGAAGATGCCTTCACAAAGGGCAAAAAGAGCACAGAGATGTTGATAGCTGGCTTCCTTTATGTGGCTGACTTGGAGAACATGGTTCAGTACAGGCGTAATGAGCATGGACGGCGCAGAAAAATCAAGAGAGATATTGTAGATATACCAAAAAAAGGAGTTGCTGGGCTTAGGCTAGAATGTGATGCAGCAAATTTAAATCTAGCACGAGAGAGCTCAGCAGATGGTGCTGACAGCATGGCAGCACTTGGAGATTCTTCAAGTCAACCAGCTCATGTGTTACCAGCAAGGCTGCACACATCCCTCAGTACAACTACAAGTCAAGTCCTTTCACATTCTGATGTGACTACTTCATTGGAGAACTCCTTCACTCAGCTTCAGATTGGAGATCCTGTGATTAACAGGAATTATATAGGTGAAGAGGGACGGCCTCTAATTATTGCTAGAATGCAAGCCACCAATGCTGTATTGGAAGAACAAGAGCCAAGTGACCTTAATGACCATGGAAGCCCAGCATTACAACATAATTCATTTCTTGTGCCACAAAGTAATAGGCTCCCCTTTGGTAATCCCTGA
- the LOC121394225 gene encoding myb-related transcription factor, partner of profilin-like has translation MTARRRQEEEEPTPTSQRRPEEEEDNEDDDGDEGPSGRMGRRFTSEENAALVDEVIVQWDVLFGCQSHRINAARRKKIWQLVTDKVNAVGAVHRDRNTVYKRFSDLKRWIRAKFAARRAKAQKTGGGTLPSLRLQPYERRLLDIMGSEVCEGLEGTLHDTDWRTPPRTAPQPTDSDQDQDLDPLQPQEEGEAADSPRGPQAQEHRAPRRAQSPAVIPVVPPRRHAAEAGAAAPAAEAGAAAPAAAAPIGGPPQEQPQRLGVRHGDYIGLLTTIIRQQRRQELWMRRWFALMHGSFRESMQSMEQTMERNIQDLVAAIRELPHQPRGSAEGPVPGPAAAAPPPPPASPQQRRGRGRGRGQGPVRGDKRKHP, from the exons ATGACCGCCAGGAGGAGGCAAGAGGAGGAGGAACCCACACCGACCTCACAGAGGAggccagaggaggaggaggataatGAGGACGACGACGGAGATGAGGGCCCCAGTGGGCGAATGGGCCGAAGATTTACCAGTGAAGAGAATGCAGCGCTGGTTGATGAAGTCATCGtgcaatgggatgtgttgtttggatgTCAATCCCATCGCATCAATGCTGCCAGACGTAAAAAAATCTGGCAGCTAGTAACGGACAAAGTCAACGCTGTAGGCGCTGTACACAGAGATCGCAACACTGTGTACaagcgcttcagtgacctgaagcgtTGGATACGGGCGAAGTTTGCTGCCAGGAGAGCAAAGGCCCAGAAGACCGGCGGTGGCACTTTACCATCTTTGAGGCTGCAGCCTTATGAACGCCGGCTTCTGGACATTATGGGCAGCGAGGTCTGTGAAGGTTTGGAGGGGACATTAcatgacacagactggagaa CACCACCGCGGACAGCGCCACAACCCACGGACAGTGACCAGGACCAGGACCTTGATCCTCTGCAgccccaggaagagggtgaggctgCAGATAGCCCTAGAGGCCCAcaagctcaag aacatCGAGCTCCCCGGCGCGCCCAGTCGCCAGCCGTGAtacctgtggtgccccccagac GTCATGCTGCTGAAGCGGGTGCTGCTGCTCCTGCTGCCGAAGCGGGTGCTGCTGCTCCTGCCGCCGCTGCACCAATTGGGGGACCACCACAGGAGCAACCACAGCGACTGGGTGTGAGACATGGGGACTATATAGGGCTTCTGACAACAATTATTCGCCAGCAACGCCGCCAGGAGCTCTGGATGCGAAGATGGTTTGCTCTCATGCATGGCTCCTTCCGTGAAAGCATGCAGAGCATGGAGCAAACCATGGAAAGAAACatccaggacctggtggcagcTATTAGAGAACTGCCTCACCAACCACGGGGTTCTGCTGAGGGTCCAGTCCCtggtcctgctgctgctgctccccctccaccccctgcaTCTCCTCAGCAGCGCAGAGGAAGGGGGCGTGGAAGGGGACAAGGTCCTGTCCGAGGGGATAAGCGCAAACAtccctag